Within Acidimicrobiales bacterium, the genomic segment CCCGAAGGTACGCAACCCCTCGTCTGCCACTGCAGCGTCGATTACTTCCACGCCCCGCACCTCGGCGAAATCGCGCACACGTCGGAGAAGGCGGTTGGCTATCCGCGGCGTCCCACGTGACCGTCGGGCGATCTCCGCCGCTCCGTCCGGCGCCAACGGCGCGCCGACCAAGGAGGCCGTCCGTTGAACGATCCGGCACAGCTCCTCCGGTGAGTAGAAGTCCAACCGTGCCACCAACCCGAACCTGTCTCTCAGTGGACCCGTGAGCAGACCCGTCCTGGTGGTGGCTCCCACCAGGGTGAACCGGGCGACGTCGAGCCGGATGGATCGAGCTGCAGGACCCTTGCCGAGGACTATGTCGATCGCGAAGTCCTCCATGGCCGGATAGAGGACTTCTTCCACCGGTCTGGGCAGGCGATGGATCTCGTCGACGAAGAGGACGTCACCGTCTTCCAGACGTGTGAGCACGGCTGCGAGATCGCCCGGCCTCGTGAGCACCGGGCCCGCAGTCATGTGGATCTCGACGCCCATCTCGCGGGCGACGATCGAAGCCAAGGTCGTCTTCCCCAGGCCGGGGGGCCCCGAGAGGAGCAGGTGGTCGAGCGGACCTCCCCTCTTCGCCGCGGCCTCCAACATGATCGAAAGGTGCCTCTTCAGCTCGTCCTGTCCGACGAACTCGGCCAGCGTCTTGGGTCTGACGGCAGACGCGCCGCCATCACCTCCGAGCTCGTCGACGGTCACGGCCTCAGGGTCCAGCAACTCCTCGCGCCTCCCGACACCTGCCCTCATCTCCCGCTCCTTCATCTCGGCGCACCCAACACCGACAACGCCTGTCTCAGGGCGCTCGCGGCGTCATGTTCTTCACCGGAGAGCTCTCCGAGGGCGGCCCTGATCTCGTCGGGACCGTATCCGAGGGCCGTGAGGGCCTCTCGCACCTCGACGATCACCGTGCCTTCCGGGGCGGTCGAAATGGTGCCGCCGACGCCCGCAGATCGGCCCAACTCGTCCAAGTCGAGCCTCGAACGCAGTTCGACCATGAGGCGCTGAGCGGTCTTCTTCCCCACCCCGGGAACCAGGCACAGTGCGTCCTGGTCCTCCTCGAGGAGGATCCGTTGCAGGGCAGAAGGCGAGTGCACGGACAAGATCGCCAGCGCCAGCTGTGGACCCACGCCGTGTGCGGCCAAGAGCGCCTCGAAGCAGTCCCGCTCCGCGGGCGAGAGGAAGCCGAAGAGCCCCTGGGGTCCTTGACTCGGCACGTGGTGGTGGACGTACACGAAGACCTCGCTGCCCTCCTCTCCCAAGCTCAAAGCGGACCGAGGGGTCATCTGGACCCGGTAGCCGACCCCTGCGACTTCCACCAACACCTCCCCGTCCGGCCTCCTCTCGAGCAGCAGCCCGCGCAACGAACCGATCACGGGGCCACCCCTGCACGATCACGGAAAGACGACTTGGCGACATGACACAGGGCGACCGCTGCCGCATCCGCCGCATCCGGGGAGACGATCTCGTGTGTCAACCGCAACAGCGCGCGGACCATCCGCCTGATGTCACCTTTCAGAGCAGCCCCGTCTCCGGCGACCGCGGATTTCACCTCGCTCGGGGTGTACATGGACACGGGGATGCCTCGCCGTCCTAGTTCGGCGAGCACGACGCCGGATGCCTGTGCGACGGACATGGCGGTCCTCGCATTCGCCTTGAAGAAGATCCTTTCTACGGCGGCCGCGCAGGGCGTCCACTCGTCCAGCAGCGCTGCGCACTCGTGTTGCAGAGCGGCCAACCGACCTGGCGTGTCCTCGTCGAGGTCGGTGCGTATCGTGCCAAGAGCGCGGCAGATCTCCTTACCACCGCGGCCGCCTAACTCGAGGACCGC encodes:
- the ruvB gene encoding Holliday junction ATP-dependent DNA helicase RuvB, with translation MRAGVGRREELLDPEAVTVDELGGDGGASAVRPKTLAEFVGQDELKRHLSIMLEAAAKRGGPLDHLLLSGPPGLGKTTLASIVAREMGVEIHMTAGPVLTRPGDLAAVLTRLEDGDVLFVDEIHRLPRPVEEVLYPAMEDFAIDIVLGKGPAARSIRLDVARFTLVGATTRTGLLTGPLRDRFGLVARLDFYSPEELCRIVQRTASLVGAPLAPDGAAEIARRSRGTPRIANRLLRRVRDFAEVRGVEVIDAAVADEGLRTFGVDHLGLDKLDRSLLEALCVSFAGGPVGLSTLAIAVGEQPETVEDVYEPYLIRQGLLARTPRGRVATPAAWVHLGLEPPESAGVATPSLFETAEGETSEGP
- the ruvA gene encoding Holliday junction ATP-dependent DNA helicase RuvA; its protein translation is MIGSLRGLLLERRPDGEVLVEVAGVGYRVQMTPRSALSLGEEGSEVFVYVHHHVPSQGPQGLFGFLSPAERDCFEALLAAHGVGPQLALAILSVHSPSALQRILLEEDQDALCLVPGVGKKTAQRLMVELRSRLDLDELGRSAGVGGTISTAPEGTVIVEVREALTALGYGPDEIRAALGELSGEEHDAASALRQALSVLGAPR
- the ruvC gene encoding crossover junction endodeoxyribonuclease RuvC — protein: MSTTRDVSTGTFVHVFVVGFDPGLTRCGYAVLELGGRGGKEICRALGTIRTDLDEDTPGRLAALQHECAALLDEWTPCAAAVERIFFKANARTAMSVAQASGVVLAELGRRGIPVSMYTPSEVKSAVAGDGAALKGDIRRMVRALLRLTHEIVSPDAADAAAVALCHVAKSSFRDRAGVAP